One genomic segment of Helianthus annuus cultivar XRQ/B chromosome 14, HanXRQr2.0-SUNRISE, whole genome shotgun sequence includes these proteins:
- the LOC110923790 gene encoding uncharacterized protein LOC110923790: protein MEVAKVSMLNDLNTFSNNYSIRVKIVSMSKKMMNENKNEIYRLDMIFMDEMGTMIQARCLHKMLGKFKDFLQLDECLLITKPSLAANKSSAKYTKRNDKISLYFYTSVEKCLDWSGPKYRFNFVNLKDVVQNKIEVNTVIDWIGYVEVCFNLEDTSKKDGKGKSVRLLCGMLLLLMFAYMNDKKREKYVVILCHFGMVNLYKGKRGVANGFDLSKLFIDTDIEEISSFRKRYVYKISASSSSNEHVGSYVISSVEEEFLNNPDFRLIGFLGTISTTKKVLVLGTITAICTDKLWYYNGCNHCKSSVEERFVTKENVDGSFDVDHAKSLVCTNDKCAGVDIYSIPSFKIPIRVQDSSGTVSLTLFDFEAYKIFKKTAKELFAIQDQVVNSGEIPNPYPEIFDTLIGKRYAFIINVKDYNIEHQVENYGISMATNDDEILAAFCAKFNLNQHEQSESLEVPDSCSLSTPVDLMKDEMSFSSDNVTLASKALVGNKNPSSDGTKRNIREVCDVDDALGCSSTKRRMSDKLSQDEDAGVSTLSIPKIEK, encoded by the exons ATGGAGGTTGCAAAGGTTAGCATGCTTAATGATCTTAATACATTCTCAAACAACTATTCGATTAGAGTGAAGATTGTTAGCATGTCCAAGAAGATGATGAATGAAAACAAAAATGAAATATATCGTCTTGATATGATCTTCATGGATGAGATG GGAACTATGATACAAGCCAGATGTCTGCATAAGATGCTAGGAAAATTCAAAGACTTCCTTCAGTTGGATGAATGTCTTCTTATCACCAAACCATCTCTTGCTGCTAATAAGTCCTCTGCTAAGTATACCAAGAGAAATGACAAAATATCACTGTATTTCTATACTTCTGTTGAGAAATGCCTTGACTGGTCTGGACCGAAATACCGTTTTAATTTCGTTAACCTCAAGGAtgttgttcaaaataaaattgaagtTAATACAGTTATTG ATTGGATTGGTTATGTGGAAGTTTGTTTCAATCTAGAGGATACATCAAAGAAGGATGGGA AGGGCAAAAGTGTACGGTTACTTTGTGGGATGCTTTTGCTATTGATGTTTGCTTACATGAATGATAAGAAACGAGAGAAATAtgttgttatcctttgtcatTTTGGTATGGTCAACCTTTACAAAG GCAAGCGTGGAGTTGCAAACGGCTTTGATCTTAGCAAACTTTTTATCGACACTGACATTGAAGAGATATCCTCTTTTAGGAAGAG GTATGTATacaaaatttctgcttcatcTTCATCAAATGAGCATGTGGGTTCATACGTTATCTCAAGTGTTGAAGAAGAGTTTCTTAATAACCCTGATTTCAGGCTTATTGGTTTCCTTGGAACCATATCAACG ACAAAGAAGGTTTTGGTTCTTGGCACAATCACAGCTATATGCACTGATAAACTTTGGTATTACAATGGTTGTAACCACTGTAAGTCGAGTGTGGAGGAAAGATTTGTAACGAAAGAAAATGTGGATGGTTCATTTGATGTTGATCATGCAAAATCTTTGGTGTGTACAAATGATAAATGTGCAGGAGTCGACATCTATTCTATTCCGAG CTTCAAGATACCTATTAGGGTGCAAGACTCTTCCGGTACTGTGTCTTTGACACTGTTTGATTTCGAAGCTTACAAGATTTTTAAGAAAACTGCCAAAGAGTTATTTGCTATCCAAGATCAG GTTGTTAATTCTGGAGAGATACCGAACCCATATCCTGAGATTTTTGACACGTTGATTGGAAAGAGGTATGCGTTCATCATAAATGTTAAAGACTATAACATTGAGCATCAGGTTGAAAACTATGGTATTTCAATGGCCACTAACGATGATGAGATCCTTGCCGCGTTCTGTGCCAAATTCAATCTTAACCAG CATGAGCAGTCCGAATCGTTGGAAGTTCCAGATTCCTGCAGTTTATCTACTCCTGTTGACCTTATGAAG GATGAGATGTCATTTAGCAGTGACAATGTTACACTTGCATCCAAAGCACTCGTAGGGAACAAGAATCCCTCTTCTGATGGAACAAAACGTAATATTCGTGAAGTGTGCGATGTAGATGATGCATTAGGTTGCTCCTCGACAAAGCGCCGCATGAGTGATAAACTGTCTCAGGATGAAGATGCTGGTGTTTCGACGCTTTCGATTCCCAAGATTGAGAAATAG